A region of Pyxidicoccus parkwaysis DNA encodes the following proteins:
- a CDS encoding MFS transporter: MRTFGTVWLGQFISTLGSSLTTFALGAYVYQTSGSVTGFALVSFFGLLPTVLLSPLAGVLADRWDRRKLMLLGDMGAALGIFLIWALFAGEKAGLWTIKIWYFYGPLLIGSSFSTMCFPAWTATVPLLVPRKHLGRASGMAELSAAISQIAGPIIATALLGFIGLQGILLVDAISYFFAIAALFIVRFPTPPRDAARAGRRSLRADIVEGWHFIRERRGLIGLMAFVTITGFIVSMVMLLINPLVLAFTDIDHLKWIATSAGVGMLTGGVVTSIWGGPQRRILGIAALSTMSGFILLLAALPPSVPLIAVSAAVFVFTFPLTSACNQFIWQTKVPPELQGRVAALRRVVFQAMALSVSLVGGVLADKVFEPLMAHDGALAGSVGRVIGTGQGRGVALMFLILSVLVLVNVAVMLMSPRTRNVESELPDALPAHPRIPTVPTPAPADVAAAPRLATGSSES; the protein is encoded by the coding sequence ATGCGGACGTTCGGAACCGTCTGGCTCGGGCAGTTCATCTCCACGCTGGGTTCGTCGCTGACGACGTTCGCGCTCGGAGCGTACGTCTACCAGACGTCCGGCTCCGTCACCGGCTTCGCCCTCGTCAGCTTCTTCGGCCTGCTGCCCACGGTGCTGCTGTCACCGCTGGCGGGCGTGCTCGCGGACCGGTGGGACCGGCGCAAGCTCATGCTCCTGGGTGACATGGGCGCCGCCCTGGGCATCTTCCTCATCTGGGCCCTGTTCGCCGGCGAGAAGGCCGGCTTGTGGACCATCAAGATCTGGTACTTCTACGGCCCGCTGCTGATCGGCTCGTCCTTCTCCACCATGTGCTTCCCGGCATGGACCGCGACCGTGCCGCTCCTCGTCCCGCGCAAGCACCTGGGCCGCGCCAGCGGGATGGCCGAGCTGTCCGCCGCCATCTCCCAGATTGCCGGTCCCATCATCGCCACCGCGCTGCTGGGCTTCATCGGGCTGCAAGGCATCCTCCTCGTGGATGCCATCTCGTACTTCTTCGCCATCGCCGCGCTCTTCATCGTCCGCTTCCCCACGCCGCCCCGGGACGCGGCGCGCGCCGGGCGACGCTCGCTGAGGGCGGACATCGTGGAGGGCTGGCATTTCATCCGCGAGCGGCGGGGCCTGATTGGCCTGATGGCCTTCGTCACCATCACCGGCTTCATCGTGAGCATGGTGATGCTGCTCATCAACCCGCTGGTGCTGGCCTTCACGGACATCGACCACCTGAAGTGGATTGCCACCAGCGCGGGCGTGGGAATGCTGACGGGCGGTGTCGTCACCAGCATCTGGGGCGGCCCCCAGCGCCGCATCCTCGGCATCGCCGCCCTCTCCACCATGTCCGGCTTCATCCTCCTGCTCGCGGCGCTGCCTCCCAGCGTGCCGCTCATCGCCGTCTCCGCCGCCGTCTTCGTCTTCACCTTCCCGCTCACCTCGGCCTGCAACCAGTTCATCTGGCAGACCAAGGTGCCGCCCGAGCTGCAGGGGCGCGTCGCCGCCCTGCGCCGGGTGGTGTTCCAGGCCATGGCGTTGTCGGTGTCCCTGGTGGGCGGCGTCCTCGCGGACAAGGTCTTCGAGCCGCTGATGGCCCATGACGGCGCGCTCGCCGGCAGCGTCGGCCGGGTGATTGGCACCGGCCAGGGCCGTGGCGTCGCGCTCATGTTCCTCATCCTCAGCGTGCTGGTGCTGGTCAACGTCGCCGTCATGCTGATGTCGCCCCGCACGCGCAACGTGGAGAGCGAGCTGCCGGACGCGCTGCCCGCCCACCCGCGCATTCCCACCGTGCCCACTCCCGCGCCCGCGGACGTCGCGGCCGCGCCGCGCCTCGCCACCGGGAGCTCCGAGTCATGA
- a CDS encoding penicillin acylase family protein, with product MSAFSRWYQLLRKLPPALAISTPGLGPWLARRRWPRTQGSLTVDGLHGPVEIIRDTWGTPHIYAKDEHDLFFAQGYVHAQDRMWQLDFGRLTGNGLLASVLGPMLVPVDHLMRTLGLRRMAEKTLPQVSPDSRAILDAYAAGVNARIANEPLPLEYTVLGHTPAPWTPLDTLVRGNLLSLMLGGNYRLELLRARLVAEAGEEIASLLLPVHAPQSPLIVPPEAMYKGLRGVKQMEGLDATDAVLGDPNIVTGSNNWVVHGQRTATGKPLLANDIHMGLGMPSPWYENSLHGGRFDHAGYSLPGVPLVVIGHNGKAAWGMSNLGPDTQDFYMEKLDDPKSPKRYEYQGAWHDLDVIREEFPVKGGPPATVVIRSTRHGPLLNKAMSRLLGDEQPMALRWAHSECKPLIDALVKMNLAKSWDDFREACRLWESPGQNFVYADSDGNVGYQSTGRIPIRAAGHQGTVPVAGWTGENEWQGYIPFEDLPSSLNPPAGFAVTANNKITSDEYPYVIAHNWFPGYRARRITDLLAAGTKHTVEDMRRIQAETYSIPAELMRPHLLEMKPADDAQAKALAELAAWDLRMEVDRVGATLFHTWYIQVLRALLRHKLGPKLVERYLDSDYERHGSMHMPLVVDLVGRPDDAWWDDPTTPERETRDDILRRALTAALQWLTERYGPDMKSWTWGRVHTVTYGHNVLGGPSSPKPLRNAFNTRTLPARGDTYSVDGASFIWSRPFNVVHGTALRVVIDLSDVTKSVAIHAPGQTEHLFHPHRDDLMDLNQKAECHPLLYTRQAVESQAKSTLVLQPGTKRLG from the coding sequence ATGAGCGCTTTCAGCCGCTGGTACCAGTTGCTCCGCAAGCTGCCCCCCGCGCTGGCCATCTCCACGCCGGGCCTCGGCCCCTGGCTCGCCCGCCGCCGCTGGCCGCGCACGCAGGGCTCCCTCACCGTGGACGGCCTGCACGGCCCCGTGGAAATCATCCGCGACACCTGGGGCACGCCGCACATCTACGCGAAGGACGAGCATGACCTGTTCTTCGCCCAGGGCTACGTGCACGCACAGGACCGCATGTGGCAGCTCGACTTCGGCCGGCTCACCGGCAACGGCCTGTTGGCGTCCGTGCTCGGCCCCATGCTGGTGCCCGTGGACCACCTCATGCGCACGCTGGGCCTGCGCCGCATGGCGGAGAAGACGCTGCCCCAGGTGTCGCCGGACTCGCGCGCCATCCTGGACGCGTACGCCGCGGGCGTGAATGCGCGCATCGCCAACGAGCCGCTGCCGCTGGAGTACACCGTGCTGGGCCACACCCCGGCCCCGTGGACGCCGCTGGACACGCTGGTGCGCGGCAACCTCCTGTCGCTGATGCTGGGCGGCAACTACCGGCTGGAGCTGCTGCGCGCGCGGCTGGTGGCCGAGGCGGGCGAGGAGATCGCCTCGCTGCTGTTGCCCGTCCACGCGCCGCAGTCGCCGCTCATCGTCCCGCCGGAGGCCATGTACAAGGGCCTGCGCGGCGTGAAGCAGATGGAGGGCCTGGACGCCACCGACGCGGTGCTCGGGGACCCGAACATCGTCACCGGCAGCAACAACTGGGTGGTGCACGGCCAGCGCACGGCGACCGGCAAGCCGCTGCTCGCCAATGACATCCACATGGGCCTGGGCATGCCGTCGCCCTGGTACGAGAACAGCCTGCACGGCGGCCGCTTCGACCACGCGGGCTACTCCCTGCCGGGCGTGCCGCTGGTGGTCATTGGCCACAACGGCAAGGCCGCGTGGGGCATGTCCAACCTGGGGCCGGACACCCAGGACTTCTACATGGAGAAGCTGGACGACCCGAAGTCGCCCAAGCGCTACGAGTACCAGGGCGCCTGGCACGACCTGGACGTCATCCGCGAGGAGTTCCCCGTCAAGGGCGGCCCGCCGGCGACGGTGGTCATCCGCAGCACGCGCCATGGGCCGCTGCTCAACAAGGCCATGAGCCGCCTGCTCGGCGACGAGCAGCCGATGGCGCTGCGCTGGGCCCATTCGGAGTGCAAGCCGCTCATCGACGCGCTGGTGAAGATGAACCTGGCGAAGAGCTGGGACGACTTCCGCGAGGCCTGCCGGCTGTGGGAGAGCCCGGGGCAGAACTTCGTGTACGCGGACTCGGACGGCAACGTGGGCTACCAGTCCACCGGCCGCATCCCCATCCGCGCCGCCGGGCACCAGGGCACGGTGCCGGTAGCGGGCTGGACGGGTGAGAACGAGTGGCAGGGCTACATCCCCTTCGAGGACCTGCCCTCCTCGCTCAACCCGCCCGCGGGCTTCGCCGTCACGGCCAACAACAAGATTACGTCCGACGAGTACCCGTACGTCATCGCCCACAACTGGTTCCCGGGCTACCGCGCGCGGCGGATTACGGACCTGCTCGCTGCGGGCACGAAGCACACGGTGGAGGACATGCGCCGCATCCAGGCGGAGACGTACTCCATCCCCGCCGAGCTGATGCGCCCGCACCTGCTGGAGATGAAGCCGGCGGACGACGCGCAGGCGAAGGCGCTGGCGGAGCTGGCCGCGTGGGACTTGCGCATGGAGGTGGACCGCGTGGGCGCCACCCTCTTCCACACCTGGTACATCCAGGTGCTGCGCGCCCTCTTGCGCCACAAGCTGGGGCCGAAGCTGGTGGAGCGCTACCTGGACAGCGACTACGAGCGGCACGGCAGCATGCACATGCCGCTGGTGGTGGACCTGGTGGGCCGGCCCGACGACGCGTGGTGGGACGACCCGACGACGCCGGAGCGCGAGACGCGCGACGACATCCTCCGGCGCGCGCTCACCGCGGCCCTGCAGTGGCTCACGGAGCGCTACGGGCCGGACATGAAGTCATGGACCTGGGGCCGCGTGCACACGGTGACGTACGGCCACAACGTGCTGGGCGGGCCGAGCAGCCCCAAGCCGCTGCGCAACGCCTTCAACACGCGCACGCTGCCGGCGCGCGGGGACACGTACTCCGTGGACGGCGCATCCTTCATCTGGAGCCGGCCCTTCAACGTCGTGCACGGCACCGCGCTGCGCGTGGTCATCGACCTGAGCGATGTGACGAAGTCCGTGGCCATTCATGCGCCCGGGCAGACCGAGCATCTGTTCCACCCGCATCGCGATGACCTGATGGACCTCAACCAGAAGGCCGAGTGCCATCCCCTGCTGTACACGCGGCAGGCCGTGGAGTCCCAGGCGAAAAGCACGCTGGTGCTGCAGCCCGGGACGAAGCGCCTGGGCTGA